In the genome of Palleronia sp. LCG004, the window GCCAGCATCGCACCCAGCGGCACCCCGGCCTGCTTGAGCGAGAAGACGAGGCTGCGGTTGCGCGCGGTCACGACGCCCTGAAGGATCTCCGACGAGGCGGGATTGTTGATCCCGTATGCGAGGCCGAGGAGGACGGAGCCCACCACCATCGCCACCGGCACCGCGCTGACCAGAAGCGCAAGACCCGCAAGGATCAGGGCGAGCTCGGCCGAGATGATCCGCCCCGCGCTCCACCGCGCCGTAAGGCTTCCCGCCCCGAGGGAGGCGAAGAGCCCGGCGAAGTAGATGAAGCTGACCTGATATCCGATCCAGTGCGCCCCGACGCCGAGTGTCTGCGACGCGTCGGGTGCCAGCGCGGTCAGGCCGAGGATCGACGAGGTCGCGGCGATCTGCACCAGCAACATCCGGATAAGGACGTTCCACGTGCGCGGGCGGGCGACCCCGCCGGCTGGCATTGCCGCGTCTGGAAAATTATGTTCGGACAAGAGGGGGTCCTTCAGAGGTTTGCCCGTCGAACTAGACTTTATGTACGGACAACCTTCAAGGGAGGACGGTCGAGTGACCCGCCAGGCCGACAGATCGGTGCCGCTTTACCTGCAGATCGCGCACAAGCTCGAGCGGCGCATTCACGACGGAACCTATCCGGTCGGATCCCTGCTGCCCACGGAAAGCGATCTCTGCTCCGCGTTCGAGGTCTCGCGGCACACCATCCGGCAAGCGATCGAGCAGCTCAAGCGAACCGGCGTGCTGTCGGCGCGCAAGGGCGTCGGGACGCGTGTCGAGTCGCGTGGCGCGGATTGGCGCAACCGGTTCCGGAGCCATTACCGGCACGATCTTTTCGATTTCTCGCAGGAATCCGAGCTGCGCATCGACCGGTCGGGCGATGTCGTCCTGAGCGCGGCGCAGGCCCGGGAAATGGGCACGAGCAGCGGGAAGTCGTTCTTCTATGCCGCAGGGCCGAGATATTTCGCGGGGGAATCGGAGCCGTTCTGCTGGAACGAGGTGTTCCTCGACGAAAGCGTCGCCGAGATCCTCCGCGGGATTGACGTGTTGCGACAGGCGCTGTTCGAGATGGTCGAACGCTATACCGGCGAGCGGATCGCCTCGATCCAGCAGGACATCATGCCCGTCACGATTGACGAGGAGAAATGCCGCCTGCTGGGCGTCGAGCCGGGCGCGCTGGCCCTGCGAATGACGCGGAGATATCTGTCTTCGGGCGGGCGGCTTCTGGAATATGCGGTACAGACATTGCCGGCCGACCGATTCAGGTACCGCACCATCCTGTCGTCCGGACAACCGGATCGGAGCGATGCCGATGGGTCGTGACCTGCCGAAAGACACGGCAGAGAGGTGATCCGGCCGCTCAAAAGCAGGGCAAGCCTTCCGCATCGACGTATGTTCGGACAATAATCGGAAACACATCTTTTCAAGCGCCGACACGCCGGGGTCACATGTCCGTACAAACCATGCGACAGGGAGTACAGACATGGAAATGGGTGTGTTCATTCCGATCGGGAACAACGGCTGGCTGATCTCCGAGACCGCTCCGCAATACATGCCGAGCTTCGATCTGAACCGGAAGGTGGTTCAAAAGGCGGAGGGATACGGGCTCGAATTCGCGCTGTCGATGATCAAGCTGCGGGGCTTCGGCGGAAAGACCGAGTTCTGGGACCACAACCTCGAAAGCTTCACCTTGATGGCCGGTCTGGCCGCCGTCACGTCGCGCATCAAGCTTTTCGCCTCGACCGCGATCCTGACCCTGCCGCCGGCGCTGGTGGCGCGGATGGTGGCCACGATGGACAGCATCGCGCCCGGACGCTGCGGCGTCAACATCGTGACGGGGTGGGCCAAGAACGAATATACCCAGATGGATGTCTGGCCCGGTGACGAATATTTCGGCTACCGCTACCAGTACGCGAACGAATACGTGCAGGTGATGCGCGAATTGTGGGAAACCGGCAGCTCGGACTTCAAGGGCGAGCATTTCTCGATGGAGGATTGCAAGCTGAGCCCCCGGCCGACGGCTGCGAAGGTTGTGGCGGCCGGTCAATCGGCCAAGGGCCTGAAGTTCGCCGCCGAGCAGGCGGATTACAACTTCGTCATGGGCATCGGCATCAACACCCCGATGGCCGTGGCAGAGGGCGTCGGAAACCTGATGAGCGCCGCGCAGGAGGCCGGGCGGGACGTGGGGGCCTATGTCCTCTTCATGATCATCGCGGACGACACCGACGAGAAGGCGATGGCCCGATGGGAGGAATTGCGGTCCGGCGTCGATGCGGATGCATTGGCCTGGATGGCCGATCAGGGGTCGAAGGATACGACCGCCGACGACACCTCGACCGCGAGGCACATCAACCTTCCCGAGGGTGCGGTGAACTTCAACATGGGAACGCTGGTCGGATCGCACGAGAGCGTCGCGAGGATGCTCGAGGAGGTTGCGGGCATCGACGGTGTGAAGGGCATCATGATGACCTTCGACGATTTCCTGGTCGGACTCGATACGTTCGGACAAAAGATCCAGCCCCTGATGACCTGCCGCCAGGGCGCTCTGACCGCGGCGGCCTGACATGCCGGACGACGGACGCGACGGTGCCGCGACAGCACCGGCGCAGGGGATCGAGGCACTGCTCGCGGGGTACCGGAGCGGCGAGACCGACCCGGAACGGACGCTGGCGGCGATCCACGAGGCGGCCGGTATCGCGCCCGCGGGCGAAGCCGTGATCGATCTCCTGCCCTCCTCCGCTGCGGCCGCCGCCGACAGCGCCCGGCGTTGGCGGGAGGGGAGGGCGCGTCCCCTCGAAGGGGTGCCGTTCGGCGTCAAGGGCATCATCGACGTGGAGGGCGGGCTCGTGACCTGCGGCTCGTACCTGACGGGGGACCAGCCTGCGAAAGCCGATGCGCCGGTCGTCGCGAGATTGCGCGATGCCGGCGCGATCCCGGTCGCGATGCTTGCCACGACGGAATATGCAGCCGGATCGCCGTTCACGCCCCGGCACGGACCGGTTACGAACCCCTGGGACGCTGAGCGTTGGACCGGCGGATCCTCGACCGGGTCCGGGGCGGCCGTGGCCCGGCGGCTTCTTCCCCTCGCGCTCGGGACGGATACGGGCGGATCGATCCGCGTGCCGTCCTGCTGGTGCGGGATCACCGGCCTGAAGCCCACGCGGGGTCGCGTGCCGACGGATGGGGTGGCCGAGTTGAGTGCGACGCTCGATCATGTCGGCCCGATGGGGCTGTCCGCGCGCGATCTCGACCTCGCGATGGGGGCCCTTTGCGGGATGACGCCTGTACGGCCCCGATCGCTGCGGATCGGCGTTCTCGACGGCTGGTTCGAGGATATGGTGGACGACGCGGTGCTGGCCGCGCGGGATGCGGCGATCGCGACGTTCCGCGCGGCCGGCGCGGAGATCGAGAGGGTGTCGACCGGGGACCTTCTGGGCGAAATGGCCGACATCCACGATGCCGGTTGGACCATCCTGATGGCTGAACTGGCCGAGATCCAATCCGCGAACGCGCCGCACCGAGAGCGGCAGGACGAGGGCCTTCGCGCACGCATCGCGCGCGGGGAGGCGATTGTGACCGCCGACTACATCAAGGCGCTGAAGCTGCGGGCCACGGTGATCGAGCGGGCGGCCGCCCGGTGGGGGGTGAACCTGATGCTGACGCCGGGGCTCGGCGGGGAGGCGGGGTGCCTCGATACCCTCACGATCGATGTGAACGGCCGTCAGGAAGGCTTCGACATGATCTCGCGCAATACGATGATCTGGGACCTGACCGGGTTCCCGGCTCTGATGCTGCCGGCGGGTTTCGGACGGACGAACCTGCCCGTGGGGATCCAGATCGTCGGGCTGCCGGGTGAGGATGCGCTGTGTCTGGCGGCCGGTCGGATGTATCAGAACGCAACCAGGCATCATCTGTGTCGGCCATGAGGGATCCCGCGCGCCTGTCCGCCGGCGAGGTCGTCGCCGCGATCCGGAGCGGAGAGCTGACGGCGGTGGAAGTGACGCAGGCATGCCTGGCGCGCATCGCGGAACGGGACGGGGACGTCCGGGCGTGGCTGTCGCTCAACCCCGATGCCGAGGCGGAGGCCGCGAGGATCGGACCGGGTGATCCACGCCCCCTCGCGGGGCTTCCCGTTGGCATCAAGGACGTCTTCGATACGGTCGGCTTGCCGACGACGCATAACTCGCCGCTCTTTGCAGGGAACAGGCCGTCCTGCGATGCGGCGGCGGTCGCGCAGCTGAGGGCGGCTGGGGCTGTCGTCATCGGCAAGACGGATACGACGGAATTCGCGGCGGCCGGGCGGAACGCCGGAACATCGCATCCGATGGACCGGAGCCGGACACCGGGCGGGTCATCGGCGGGATCGGCGGCGGCGGTCGCGGATTGCCACGTGCCGCTGGCGCTTTCCACGCAGACCGGAGGATCCACGATCAGGCCCGCGAGCTTCTGCGGTATCGTCGGCATGAAGCCAAGCTACGGGCTTATCTCGACCGAGGGAATGAAGCGGTACGCGCCCAGTTTCGACACGGTGGGATTTCACGTACGCGATCCGCGCGACCTGGCGCTTTTGGCACGGGTCTTCGATCTGGGGGCCGCGTCGTCCCCTCCATCGCAGTTGAAGCTGGGGCTGTGCCTTACGCCTTACGCGGACAAGATCCTTGCCGAGATGGTTGCGGCGATGGAAACCATTGCCGAGCGGATCGCCGATATCGCGCGCTGCGTGACATTCGACTTGCCTGAGGGGGCGGAGGACCTGGATGAGCTGCATCGAACGGTGATGTTCGCCGAAGGCGCGGCGAGCTTTCTTCCGCTGGCGGGGCGGGCCGAGCTCCATTCCGACTTCCGAGAGCGTATCGCCTCGCGAACGTCCGAATCGGTTCGGGGGGTCTTCGGGGCCCGCGATCGTTTGACGGATCTGACGCGCAACTGCGAAACCATGATGGACGTCGAGGGCATCGATGCCATTCTCGCCCCCGCCGCACCGGGTCATGCGCCGGAGGGTCGGGGGCCGGGAGATCCGATCCTCAATTCTCTCTGGACGGCGATGCAGATGCCCTGCGTGGCGCTTCCGGTCGGCACGGCAGGCCTGCCGCTCGGGATACAGCTGATCGGTCGGCGCGGAACCGATGCGGATCTGATTGGCGCTGCGACGGCGATCGCACCGGCGCTGATCGGGGAACGTCACGCCGCCGCCTGACCCGTCCGATGCAAGCGCGCAGCCGATGTTTCGTTGATCACGGCGACGTCCGAAGTCTGGCCTTGAGGACTGGCAGATCGTTCTCGGCCACGTTGTCGGGATGCGTGAACCGTCCCGCGTCGGCGCAGGCGTATGCCGGTCACATCGGCCAGGTCTGCGCGAATGTCCTGCCGGAGGGCATCCAGAGAGGGCCGAGTTGATTGCGCGAGGAGTGGTGCGCGGAGGTGGACCGGGGGAACGGTCCTCGCTCGAAAAATTAACTCCGGTCGAGCCAGAATGTCATTTCGTCGCACCCTTCGTCGGGCCTGCGGAACGCGCAACTGCCCGCGAATTACGTATTGGACAGGAAAGATTATCCGCCCCGGCGAAGATAGACGCATTTTGAAAGATGAATTGAGGGTAAGATACGTCGTCTTACCAGTTCGCATGTAATACGATCATCCTCCGCCGGGGGCCTTGAACGAAGGAAACTCCGCAATGCTGAGAGATCAGAGTGCATTCGGTCCGATGGACTTCCTCACCGGCCGCGGCGAGATGGCCGGGCGGATCAGGGCTTTCGACTGGAGCAATCATCCCTTCGGCCCGCCCGAGACTTGGCCGCAATCGCTGCGCTCGGCGCTTTCGATCTGCCTCAACTCCGCCTTCCCGACGGCGATCTACTGGGGACCCGAGCTTCGGCTGCTCTATAACGACGCCTGGGCACCAGTGCCCGGGCCTCGGCATCCCGCCTCGCTCGGGGCCCGCGCGAAGGACGTCTGGAGCGACATCTGGCACATCATCCAGCCGCAGTTCGACAGGCTCATCCACGAGGGGGAGGGCCTCTTTCTGGAAGGCCAGATGCTTCCCATGCGACGGACCGGTTTCGAGGAGGAGACGTACTGGACTTACAGTTTGACGCCACTCCGGGCGGAGGACGGTGCGATCGCCGGCATCTTCAATTCCGGAAGCGAGATGACCGAGACCGTTCTGCAGAAACGAAACGCGGAATTCCTGATCACGCTGAACCGGGAGCTTAGGGTCTGCGAGACCGCCGATGACGCGCTTCATCTGGCGGTCACCCGGGTCGGCGAGCTTCTGGGGGCGGCCCGCGTGGGCATCCGGAAACACGCATCGCTGAACGGAAAGCCCGCCTTCGCGCTGACCTACGAATGGCGGGCCGATGGCGTCGCAGCGTCCGATCACCTGCTCGATCTGGCCTGTTCGATGCCCGAGAAGAGCGACGATCTGATGTCGGGACGTATCCTCAGCATGTCGCTGTCCGACCCCGGATTGCAGCCTGCCGGCCGGAGGTTCCTGGAAAAGGCGGGGGTGGCCAGCCTGCTGGCCATTCCATGGATCGAGGACCGCAAGGCCGTGTCGGTCATCTTCATCCACCATTGCGAAGAGCGGAGCTACAGCCCGCTCGACATCTCGGCCGCGGAGCGGGTGCTCGAGACCACGATGGGGTGGATCGAGCGTGAGCGCCACCGCGACCGGGAGCGGGTCATGGCGGCCGAGATCGACCACCGGGCGCGGAACCTGCTCGCCGTCATCCAGTCCATCACCCGCATCACAAAGGGGACCGACGCGGACGACGTGAAAGCGAAGCTCAGCGACCGCTTCGCCGCATTGTCGCGTGTGCATTCCCTGCTGGGGAGCAAGCGCTGGATCGACGTCGACTTCCGCGATCTGCTGGAGGACGAACTTGCCCCTTTGGGAACCGACATCTACGACCGCGTCAGCATCGAGGGCCCCCATGTGCCTCTTCCGGCGGCGGATGCGCAGCTGATCGCGATGATGCTGCACGAGCTGACGACGAATGCGCTTAAATACGGAAGCCTGCGGTGCGATAAAGGTCATCTGTCGGTGACATGGTCCATCGACGCGGAGCGCAACATGGCATTGCAGTGGATCGAGAGCGGCCTGCCGACGAATGTCGGATCCGGGGCCGACGATCACGAGGAGGGCTTCGGGTCGCTTCTCCTGTCCAACGTCGTCAGGAACCAGTTCAACGGAGAGGTCGAGAGAACGTGGCGGGAGGACGGTCTCGGCTACCGCTTCCAGCTTTCGCTGGATCGCGGGGCGTCCGGTCCGGTCCGGGATATGCCCGCCGACGCGCGGAAGACGGGCTCCGAACCTGCGGCCCCGTCCGTGATGGTTGTCGAGGACGACGGCATCATCGCCCTCGATCTGGCGGACATGCTGGAAAGCGAGGGCTACCACGTTCTGGGTCAGTTCGGCACAGTCGACACCGCGCTGGCAGCGCTCGGGAAATACGAGCCGGATATCGTGTTGCTCGATGCCGACCTGCGGGGTCGAAGCTCGGCCCCCGTGGCCGAAGTGCTGTCCGTCCGGTCCATTCCCTTCGTCGTGGTGAGCGGCCACGGCGATGCCTTCCCCGAGGACGATCCCCGATCCGGCGCACCGCGGCTCGAGAAACCCATATCACCTGCGGACCTGATTTCGACAGTACGCCGGGCGATCGGGTAAGCCCTCCCGATCAGGCGCGGTCCGGTTCGATCAGGGCGGGCGCTGACAATCGAAGGGACGAGCCCGTGCCGAACCCGGCGCGGACGGCCCACCGCTGACGATGGTGGCTGCTGATCCGCATTGTCGGAGATCCCCGCGCTTGCGGCAGGTCACCGAACCTTGCCGCGGAACAGGGAATACGAGCGGGCGCGTCGAGCAGTCGTGCTTCAGACGAACGAGATCCCGGCCAGCACGTCGTCGATGGAGTGCCACCCGACCAGTTCGATCGAGCCTCCCGATCCGCTCGAGAGGATGAGGTTGCCGGACTCGCCGAGAGCCGAGTAGGGGTTCCAGTCCTCGGGATCCGAACGCTCTCCCCATTGGTCGATCCCGAGTTCGAGCAGATCGCCGTCGACCGGATCGAAATCCGGGACGACGTCGTCTCCCGGTATTACGGACCCGGTGAAGACGAATGTATCGGCCCCCGCACCGCCATGGATCGTATCGTCGCCCGCACCGCCGGACAGTCGGTCCGATCCGCTTCCGCCGAACAGGAGGTCCGCGCCCCCGTCGCCCGAAAGCGTATCATCGCCTGCACCGCCGAACACCTCGTCCCGGCCCCAACCGGCCTGGACGAGATCGTCATCGGCGCCCGCGCCGATGCGGTCGTGGCCGGCTCCGCCCGAAATATGGTCGGACCCGCTCCCGCCCCAGATTTCGTCGTGACCGTCCGATCCGTCCAACCGGTCATCGCCAGTTCCGCCCCCGAGAATATCATGGCCAACTCCGCCTTCCAGACCGTCGTCCCCGGCGGCACCCCAGAGCGAATCCTGACCTTCTCCGCCGTAGAGCCCGTCGTCGCCGCGCCAACCGCCGATCAGATCGTCTCCCTCTCCGCCGTCGAGCACGTCGTTCCCGCCCGCGCCGAAAAGGGAATCGTGCCCGACCCCTCCGACGATCAGATCGTGGCCCCAGCCCCCGCCCAAGAGGTCGTTGCCGTCTTCGCCATGCAGGACGTCATGCAGATCGCCGCCGAAGATCCTGTCGCCGCCCACGCCCCCGAAGATCGTGTCCTGGCCCCATCCTCCCATCAGGAGGTCGTCGCCGCGATAGCCACCGACGAGATCGTCACCGGCCCCGGCCCGGATCGCGTCGCGAAGGGACGTTCCGGTGATCTGCGACGATTTACTGCCCCAATCCTGATCGACCCGCAGGGCGTTGTCGTCGAAGGACCATAGCAGAAGGTCGGGGCCACCGGGCGCTTGGCGATAGGGTTCGTTCCGACCGAAGACGTATTGCAGTGCATCGACGTCGAGCGGTCCCAGCGCCGGGCCGTCGTAATAGCTGTCATCGTAGGACATGACCGTGTTCGCCCGGATATCGAGATCGGGTCTCAGCTGCACCCATTCGTCGAAGGGATGCTGAAGCCCGACGGCATGGCCGATCTCGTGAAGGAACAGATCGAATGAGCTCACATTGCGGTCGATCATGATGTCGCCGCCGTAACCGGCATCCCAGGCGTAGTCGCGTTCGAGGGCTCGTGCCGGATAGTAGGCGGTCCCGGCATAATCCGCGAGATCGGGCACCGTCGAAAAGTCGTAGCTTCCGAACTGGATGTCGCCCTGACCGGCTCCCACCTCGACGAAGGTCACGCCGCTGACCGCGGCAATCGTGTCGAAGGCGTCCCAGGCCGAAATCTTCTGCATGACCGAGAGCGGCGAGAAGGAATCGACGAAGTTTCGATCCGCGATCTCGAAGAGATAACTCTCCGGTTTCGTCTCGAAGGAATAGGTGACGACCGTCGGGACGCCGGGCGTCGAGGTCCAGTAATCGCCGGACAGGAGGGCCGTATAATCAGCGACGAATGGCATGAGAAAGCTCCGCAGGCGGTCCAATGAATATCTCAGAACGTCCACCGTCCTTATCATTCATCCTGCTGGCTCACCAAGGATACTCTCAGCGGTTGTCCGTCGCCTTGTTCGGTCGCCCGTCTGAACGATGAGCCATGCGGTCGAAGGAACGGGGCAGGGTGCGTCACGACGATCCAGATGACGGGCCGAGAGCGACCGGTTGCTGCAAACTGCAGTGTGGGGTTGTCGAGCGGAGTCGGCGGTCCTTGGCGCATTCCAGCTCGACGCACCGGGTGCGGGCCGGGGTCATGTCTTTGACCGCCAGGCAGAGCCCGATCGCGTCGCCGCGGGGACGGTCCCGTGCTGATGTCATACGGTGCGATCGAGGCGATGGCCTCATCCCGCCGGACCGCTGCAAGAGGTGCCTGCCGAGCGCGCAACCGCAGACAGAACGAATGACGAGGTGTCGGAGGCCGGGACGGGGCCTGTCGCTCGCTGATCTGCCGATCTTCGACTGCGGAAACCTGCCGAACCATCTGCCGCGACGAGGCCGTTCGGCTTGCGCCGCCTTTCCCTATCGTGTTCATGTTATGTCCCCGCGCGGACCCTTCCCGTCCGCCAGTCGACGGACCGCCAGGAATGATCCGACTCCTCTTTTTCGTCGTGAAAGGTCTCTGGTGGATCGTGAGCGGCGTGCTGCGGATCATCGTTCGCGCGTTTGCGGGACGCGGACGGTCGCGGCGGGGGCGTGCGGCACCGGGACGCGTCGTCGTGGGGCGGGCCCGCGTGATCGACGGTGACACGCTCGATATTTCGGGGGTGCGCATCCGCCTGGCGGGGATCGATGCGCCGGAGATCTCGCACCGTCAGGGGCGGCGGGCCAAGCGCGTGCTGGCCCGCCTTTGCCGGAGAAAGACGATCACCGCGCGCTTCCTGCCGGGAAAGACCTATGGTCGGCGCGTGGCGACCTGTTACCTGCCCGATGGCCGTGACCTGAGCGCGGTGATGGTCCGACGGGGCATGGCGCTTGATTGGGAGAGCTATTCGGGAGGCACCTACCGGTCGTTCGAGCCCTGGTTCGCCCGCGTTTTCCTGTGGCGCGTCGCGCTCAAGCAGGGACGGCGCACGCGCGGCAAGTGATCCGCGCGCCCGCCATCCGGTCCGGCCGCCGCATCCGGCGACCGGGATACGCTCAGTCGGACTGGATCTCGGCGAAGTCCGACTTCCGGATCAGGCCGTGGATGCCCTTGGTCTTGTCGACGACCTGGCTGACCTCGAAATCCGTCGCCGCGCTCAGATAGGCCAGAGCGGTCGCGCGATCCATGTCGTACTGCGCGGTGAGCAGCCCGATGGCCTGGCGCACCGCCTCCTTCATCGCTTCGTCGAGATCTTCGTCGAGGCCGACCGGAATCCAGTATTCCTCGGTCTCTCCGATCGGGTTCGTCAGCCCGCCGGTGACGGGGATGTCGTCGCTGTCGGCCTTGAGCAGCGTGATGCGGAAGGTGGGGCGCATGGAATGTTCCAGCGCGGTCAGCGCGACCTCGCCGTCGCCCTGCGCGGCATGCGGGTCGCCGGTGTAGAACATCGCCCCCTCGACGTTGACGGGGTAATAGACCGTGGACCCGGCACCCAGCATGTTGATATCCATGTTGCCGCCATATTCCGCGGGCGGGACCGAAGGCACGGGGTCTGTCGTGTCGGCGGCGACGCCCATCAGGCCCATGAACGGGCGCAGCGGATATTCGACGAGCTCCTGACGGGTATTGTGCAGAAGCCCGTAGAGGGTTCCGTCACGCTCAGTGCTGGGCGAGAAGATGGAGACGTTGTGATAGGCCTCCGGGTTCTCGGCGCTCGCATCTTCGGCCGGGGGTTCGGTCTCGGGGAACTCGCCGGGAAGGGCGCCCTTTCCGTGCCGGTTCGAGATCACCCCGTAGCCGGTGCGCGGCGTGATCGAGAGCGTCTCGACCTTCAGCACGTCGCCGGGCTCCGCACCCTCGATCGCGATCGGTCCGGTCACGATATGCGGGCCGTCGGCGAAATCGTGCGCCATGTCCG includes:
- a CDS encoding GntR family transcriptional regulator, whose product is MTRQADRSVPLYLQIAHKLERRIHDGTYPVGSLLPTESDLCSAFEVSRHTIRQAIEQLKRTGVLSARKGVGTRVESRGADWRNRFRSHYRHDLFDFSQESELRIDRSGDVVLSAAQAREMGTSSGKSFFYAAGPRYFAGESEPFCWNEVFLDESVAEILRGIDVLRQALFEMVERYTGERIASIQQDIMPVTIDEEKCRLLGVEPGALALRMTRRYLSSGGRLLEYAVQTLPADRFRYRTILSSGQPDRSDADGS
- the rutA gene encoding pyrimidine utilization protein A, producing the protein MEMGVFIPIGNNGWLISETAPQYMPSFDLNRKVVQKAEGYGLEFALSMIKLRGFGGKTEFWDHNLESFTLMAGLAAVTSRIKLFASTAILTLPPALVARMVATMDSIAPGRCGVNIVTGWAKNEYTQMDVWPGDEYFGYRYQYANEYVQVMRELWETGSSDFKGEHFSMEDCKLSPRPTAAKVVAAGQSAKGLKFAAEQADYNFVMGIGINTPMAVAEGVGNLMSAAQEAGRDVGAYVLFMIIADDTDEKAMARWEELRSGVDADALAWMADQGSKDTTADDTSTARHINLPEGAVNFNMGTLVGSHESVARMLEEVAGIDGVKGIMMTFDDFLVGLDTFGQKIQPLMTCRQGALTAAA
- a CDS encoding amidase, producing MPDDGRDGAATAPAQGIEALLAGYRSGETDPERTLAAIHEAAGIAPAGEAVIDLLPSSAAAAADSARRWREGRARPLEGVPFGVKGIIDVEGGLVTCGSYLTGDQPAKADAPVVARLRDAGAIPVAMLATTEYAAGSPFTPRHGPVTNPWDAERWTGGSSTGSGAAVARRLLPLALGTDTGGSIRVPSCWCGITGLKPTRGRVPTDGVAELSATLDHVGPMGLSARDLDLAMGALCGMTPVRPRSLRIGVLDGWFEDMVDDAVLAARDAAIATFRAAGAEIERVSTGDLLGEMADIHDAGWTILMAELAEIQSANAPHRERQDEGLRARIARGEAIVTADYIKALKLRATVIERAAARWGVNLMLTPGLGGEAGCLDTLTIDVNGRQEGFDMISRNTMIWDLTGFPALMLPAGFGRTNLPVGIQIVGLPGEDALCLAAGRMYQNATRHHLCRP
- a CDS encoding amidase, which encodes MRDPARLSAGEVVAAIRSGELTAVEVTQACLARIAERDGDVRAWLSLNPDAEAEAARIGPGDPRPLAGLPVGIKDVFDTVGLPTTHNSPLFAGNRPSCDAAAVAQLRAAGAVVIGKTDTTEFAAAGRNAGTSHPMDRSRTPGGSSAGSAAAVADCHVPLALSTQTGGSTIRPASFCGIVGMKPSYGLISTEGMKRYAPSFDTVGFHVRDPRDLALLARVFDLGAASSPPSQLKLGLCLTPYADKILAEMVAAMETIAERIADIARCVTFDLPEGAEDLDELHRTVMFAEGAASFLPLAGRAELHSDFRERIASRTSESVRGVFGARDRLTDLTRNCETMMDVEGIDAILAPAAPGHAPEGRGPGDPILNSLWTAMQMPCVALPVGTAGLPLGIQLIGRRGTDADLIGAATAIAPALIGERHAAA
- a CDS encoding HWE histidine kinase domain-containing protein; this encodes MLRDQSAFGPMDFLTGRGEMAGRIRAFDWSNHPFGPPETWPQSLRSALSICLNSAFPTAIYWGPELRLLYNDAWAPVPGPRHPASLGARAKDVWSDIWHIIQPQFDRLIHEGEGLFLEGQMLPMRRTGFEEETYWTYSLTPLRAEDGAIAGIFNSGSEMTETVLQKRNAEFLITLNRELRVCETADDALHLAVTRVGELLGAARVGIRKHASLNGKPAFALTYEWRADGVAASDHLLDLACSMPEKSDDLMSGRILSMSLSDPGLQPAGRRFLEKAGVASLLAIPWIEDRKAVSVIFIHHCEERSYSPLDISAAERVLETTMGWIERERHRDRERVMAAEIDHRARNLLAVIQSITRITKGTDADDVKAKLSDRFAALSRVHSLLGSKRWIDVDFRDLLEDELAPLGTDIYDRVSIEGPHVPLPAADAQLIAMMLHELTTNALKYGSLRCDKGHLSVTWSIDAERNMALQWIESGLPTNVGSGADDHEEGFGSLLLSNVVRNQFNGEVERTWREDGLGYRFQLSLDRGASGPVRDMPADARKTGSEPAAPSVMVVEDDGIIALDLADMLESEGYHVLGQFGTVDTALAALGKYEPDIVLLDADLRGRSSAPVAEVLSVRSIPFVVVSGHGDAFPEDDPRSGAPRLEKPISPADLISTVRRAIG
- a CDS encoding matrixin family metalloprotease, coding for MPFVADYTALLSGDYWTSTPGVPTVVTYSFETKPESYLFEIADRNFVDSFSPLSVMQKISAWDAFDTIAAVSGVTFVEVGAGQGDIQFGSYDFSTVPDLADYAGTAYYPARALERDYAWDAGYGGDIMIDRNVSSFDLFLHEIGHAVGLQHPFDEWVQLRPDLDIRANTVMSYDDSYYDGPALGPLDVDALQYVFGRNEPYRQAPGGPDLLLWSFDDNALRVDQDWGSKSSQITGTSLRDAIRAGAGDDLVGGYRGDDLLMGGWGQDTIFGGVGGDRIFGGDLHDVLHGEDGNDLLGGGWGHDLIVGGVGHDSLFGAGGNDVLDGGEGDDLIGGWRGDDGLYGGEGQDSLWGAAGDDGLEGGVGHDILGGGTGDDRLDGSDGHDEIWGGSGSDHISGGAGHDRIGAGADDDLVQAGWGRDEVFGGAGDDTLSGDGGADLLFGGSGSDRLSGGAGDDTIHGGAGADTFVFTGSVIPGDDVVPDFDPVDGDLLELGIDQWGERSDPEDWNPYSALGESGNLILSSGSGGSIELVGWHSIDDVLAGISFV
- a CDS encoding thermonuclease family protein, whose translation is MIRLLFFVVKGLWWIVSGVLRIIVRAFAGRGRSRRGRAAPGRVVVGRARVIDGDTLDISGVRIRLAGIDAPEISHRQGRRAKRVLARLCRRKTITARFLPGKTYGRRVATCYLPDGRDLSAVMVRRGMALDWESYSGGTYRSFEPWFARVFLWRVALKQGRRTRGK
- a CDS encoding acetamidase/formamidase family protein gives rise to the protein MKTAARLTAVMALGLGTAHAQQVQQGPVDPVQFEGEFDTLQPMMDAPGEAETPEGQGYYVPSTVDTVMWGFLPNAESEPVLTVPSGALVTFDTVSHEGLLEDQGRDPVEYFARFGVPEEHVIEDAIAIAGSDMAHDFADGPHIVTGPIAIEGAEPGDVLKVETLSITPRTGYGVISNRHGKGALPGEFPETEPPAEDASAENPEAYHNVSIFSPSTERDGTLYGLLHNTRQELVEYPLRPFMGLMGVAADTTDPVPSVPPAEYGGNMDINMLGAGSTVYYPVNVEGAMFYTGDPHAAQGDGEVALTALEHSMRPTFRITLLKADSDDIPVTGGLTNPIGETEEYWIPVGLDEDLDEAMKEAVRQAIGLLTAQYDMDRATALAYLSAATDFEVSQVVDKTKGIHGLIRKSDFAEIQSD